The proteins below are encoded in one region of Arthrobacter sp. CJ23:
- a CDS encoding DUF4407 domain-containing protein produces the protein MGSALLLSAAIGTLSVTSASAIIWDLPWFALAAVGGVYFFLILGFERWLVTDPRAGFHATASDGAFTMVSRWAGHLIVELIKIAPRLIISIITSLLFAEILLLTVFAAEIQEQLKINQVAEEGRWNTKVDELTNKLSSDSKATIQSADDRKVKLQDSFNNATTAIKAATQQRDASIGQAAALGATTTCYPFTYTWYDLAGVARQGWDEGCPPEVKAANSAYENAIGPYLNLSQASVDSAKRAIDTEEAVIKARAYVAGGARDEAKQVLHDSFPDVLGSPGLLLRMGALDQLTLPPAPGCHASPSSTASSPASGPVENATPAPGSALGGTTNECNPYYSDGAARQSQLWRWMIFAFEVAPVVLKFVRAILPRTGYADMMSAVDDRAHSWAQIVRNRDRWRRKGEDRRAKAEMRMAVEDALTEAEIHVRANARARERFRLRTMFDRFNAANRPDPAEGDSGLPDLVDLLDTEDQWQPGEKRHDNSRNARVIDDDSFLYD, from the coding sequence ATGGGCAGTGCGCTTCTGCTTTCTGCCGCGATTGGGACTCTGTCTGTAACTTCCGCTTCGGCGATTATCTGGGATCTCCCTTGGTTCGCTTTAGCTGCCGTTGGCGGGGTCTACTTTTTCCTCATTCTTGGATTTGAACGGTGGTTGGTCACAGATCCTCGTGCAGGATTTCACGCGACTGCCTCTGACGGCGCTTTTACGATGGTATCTCGTTGGGCTGGTCACCTTATCGTTGAATTGATAAAAATCGCGCCACGATTAATTATCTCTATTATAACATCATTGCTATTTGCCGAAATCTTGCTTCTGACGGTTTTTGCGGCAGAGATTCAAGAGCAACTCAAGATAAATCAAGTAGCAGAAGAAGGCAGATGGAATACTAAGGTCGACGAACTCACAAACAAACTCTCAAGTGATTCAAAAGCCACGATTCAATCCGCTGACGACCGAAAGGTAAAACTTCAGGATAGCTTCAACAATGCTACAACTGCGATCAAGGCTGCAACGCAGCAGCGTGACGCGAGTATCGGCCAGGCTGCTGCACTAGGTGCCACAACAACCTGTTACCCATTTACATACACGTGGTACGACCTCGCCGGCGTAGCGCGGCAAGGGTGGGACGAGGGCTGTCCACCGGAAGTGAAGGCCGCCAACAGCGCATACGAGAACGCGATTGGGCCCTATCTGAATCTCAGCCAAGCCAGTGTGGATAGCGCCAAGCGAGCGATTGACACGGAGGAGGCGGTCATTAAGGCTCGCGCATATGTCGCAGGAGGGGCACGTGACGAGGCCAAGCAAGTCCTTCACGATTCCTTTCCCGATGTCTTGGGCTCGCCTGGTCTCCTCCTTCGGATGGGTGCCCTTGATCAGCTGACCCTGCCTCCGGCCCCCGGCTGCCACGCGTCACCTAGTTCAACCGCTAGTTCTCCGGCCAGCGGACCGGTTGAAAATGCGACGCCCGCGCCAGGATCGGCCCTAGGGGGCACCACTAATGAGTGCAATCCGTACTACTCAGATGGGGCTGCACGCCAGTCGCAGCTGTGGAGATGGATGATCTTCGCCTTCGAGGTCGCTCCAGTCGTTCTCAAGTTTGTGCGAGCGATCCTGCCCCGGACCGGTTACGCGGACATGATGAGTGCAGTTGATGACCGTGCCCATTCGTGGGCGCAAATTGTGCGTAATCGAGATAGATGGCGAAGGAAAGGCGAGGATCGCAGAGCGAAAGCAGAGATGCGGATGGCTGTGGAGGACGCTCTGACCGAGGCAGAGATACACGTTCGTGCCAATGCGCGAGCTCGCGAACGGTTCAGGCTTCGAACAATGTTCGATCGTTTTAATGCGGCAAATCGACCGGACCCGGCTGAGGGAGACTCAGGGTTGCCAGATTTGGTGGACCTGCTGGACACAGAAGACCAGTGGCAGCCTGGAGAGAAGCGCCATGACAATTCTCGAAACGCCCGTGTTATCGACGACGATTCTTTTCTATACGATTAG
- a CDS encoding type IV secretory system conjugative DNA transfer family protein, translating to MTNSRRQLLQRLAWQRIHWPQPLEDIHIIRLLRAWSAQTHAPLLILEARASREGLRYLIGSQQRFSKVTRRDVEKLVPGAIVVENDSPRTATTSAGRVTLHPSSQPLQAADADGSTRTILNALTAVTGREELVIQLVLGPRVPPRLTPANVPEVNQSLSSVLLTGTARERRSDVRRGLTSKRAEGGFVALVRIGVHARDEARAHTLTRNLVNALRGLTAPGMRLRFRPESVQRIYRPVTTWPMLLPLGQHLTVAEVGQLSAWPLTEKDSLYPGQPPAHPRQIRPSFEAKEEDRVVAEATAPGAEGKSLGLSMEDSTRHFWTMGPTGVGKSSLLLNLLIQDMEAGRGVVVVEPKDLIKDLLSHIPKERLQDVVILDALDGEAVVGMNPLSLHGRRPALVADQLFATFQAIYGDALGPRSSDILRNSLFALASSGEGTLAQLPFLLTNRAFRARIVQSVAAADPLVAGPFWHWFENLSPEAAAQVTAPLMNKLRPLMSQQLRHVLAQGQPRFNLRQVLTEQKILLVPLQKGELGPEAAQLLGALVVAELWAALQERTAIARKDRHPITVVLDEVQEYLRLPTDLGDALALSRSLKASFHVAHQFLDQLPSSMRTAFEANCRSRVFFQLAPRDARAAADMAPGLEPEDFMALPARHVYAQLVHDGAVTEWASGRTQDTSKSTSPPEVVKKASRTGYGVPVKDIEVSFRVAVLTEPEPPSNSNRRRRSQS from the coding sequence GTGACTAATAGCCGCCGCCAACTCCTCCAACGTCTGGCGTGGCAGCGCATCCACTGGCCGCAGCCTCTGGAAGACATCCACATCATCCGGCTCCTTCGGGCCTGGTCGGCCCAGACGCACGCCCCGCTCCTCATCCTCGAGGCGAGGGCCAGCCGCGAAGGCCTCCGCTATCTCATCGGTTCCCAGCAGCGCTTCAGCAAGGTCACCCGACGGGACGTGGAGAAGCTCGTTCCCGGGGCCATCGTCGTCGAGAACGACTCGCCCCGCACGGCGACGACCTCTGCCGGCCGGGTGACCCTGCACCCCAGCTCCCAACCTCTCCAGGCGGCGGATGCCGATGGTTCCACCCGCACTATCCTCAACGCCCTGACCGCAGTGACAGGCAGGGAAGAGCTGGTTATCCAACTCGTTCTCGGACCACGTGTGCCACCACGCCTGACTCCGGCCAACGTTCCTGAAGTCAACCAGTCGCTCAGCTCCGTCCTTCTCACAGGGACTGCCCGCGAGCGCCGCAGTGATGTGCGCCGGGGGCTCACGAGCAAGCGTGCTGAGGGCGGGTTTGTGGCGCTGGTGCGGATTGGCGTGCATGCTCGTGACGAGGCTCGTGCCCACACGCTGACTCGCAATCTGGTCAATGCTCTGAGGGGCTTGACGGCCCCGGGGATGCGGCTGCGGTTTCGTCCCGAATCTGTGCAGCGGATCTACAGACCGGTGACCACTTGGCCGATGTTGCTGCCGTTGGGTCAGCATCTGACGGTTGCGGAGGTGGGGCAGCTGAGCGCTTGGCCGCTGACCGAGAAGGACAGTCTCTATCCTGGTCAGCCGCCGGCGCATCCTCGCCAGATTCGGCCTTCGTTTGAGGCGAAGGAGGAGGACCGTGTGGTGGCGGAAGCTACCGCTCCGGGTGCGGAAGGGAAGTCGTTGGGCCTCTCCATGGAGGACAGTACCCGGCACTTTTGGACGATGGGACCGACGGGGGTGGGCAAGTCCTCGCTCCTGCTGAATCTTCTCATTCAGGACATGGAAGCCGGACGAGGAGTGGTCGTGGTGGAGCCGAAGGACCTTATCAAGGACCTGCTGAGCCATATTCCCAAAGAGCGTCTGCAGGATGTTGTCATCCTTGATGCCCTGGATGGTGAGGCCGTGGTCGGGATGAACCCACTTAGTTTGCATGGGCGCCGTCCTGCGCTGGTGGCCGATCAACTCTTCGCTACCTTTCAGGCAATCTACGGTGATGCGCTCGGGCCTCGTAGTTCGGACATTCTCCGTAATAGCCTGTTCGCTTTGGCGAGCAGTGGTGAAGGCACCTTGGCGCAGCTGCCATTCCTGCTCACGAACAGGGCCTTCAGGGCCAGGATCGTGCAGTCGGTTGCTGCCGCCGATCCTCTGGTGGCCGGACCGTTCTGGCATTGGTTCGAGAACCTCTCCCCCGAGGCTGCCGCCCAGGTGACGGCGCCGCTCATGAACAAGCTGCGACCGCTGATGAGCCAGCAGCTCCGGCATGTGCTGGCTCAGGGACAGCCGCGCTTCAACCTGCGGCAGGTCCTCACTGAGCAGAAGATCCTGCTGGTGCCGCTCCAGAAGGGTGAGCTTGGCCCGGAGGCAGCCCAGCTACTGGGGGCTCTCGTGGTCGCTGAATTGTGGGCAGCTCTCCAAGAACGAACCGCTATCGCGCGGAAGGATCGGCACCCGATCACGGTCGTGCTCGATGAGGTGCAGGAATACCTGCGGCTTCCGACGGATCTTGGTGATGCGCTGGCGCTCTCGAGGAGCTTGAAGGCGTCGTTCCATGTGGCGCATCAGTTCCTGGATCAATTGCCGAGTTCGATGCGCACGGCTTTTGAGGCGAACTGTCGTTCTCGGGTGTTCTTTCAGCTCGCTCCGCGCGACGCCAGGGCTGCCGCCGACATGGCCCCTGGATTGGAGCCGGAGGACTTCATGGCTCTGCCTGCCAGGCACGTCTACGCACAGCTCGTTCACGACGGCGCGGTGACGGAATGGGCCTCCGGCCGGACACAAGACACGTCCAAGTCGACTTCCCCGCCTGAGGTAGTCAAAAAGGCCAGCCGTACCGGCTACGGCGTTCCGGTCAAGGACATCGAGGTTTCCTTCCGCGTCGCCGTCCTTACTGAACCTGAACCCCCTTCCAACTCCAATCGCCGCCGAAGGAGCCAATCGTGA
- a CDS encoding replication-relaxation family protein, protein MSELHALPLGYPPVLDSPTALPQVSGKSAGVRETKSGNLSLPATHVASRVSRKRLQTLATNLSERDLAILSSVDQFRFVTGSQLMAFHFAAHASPVSAERTCRRVLARLRELRVLGVLEQRIGGVRAGSDGLVYYVNTVGDRVLRQENPARTRRRVGDPSTRFLDHTLATTGLAAQLQDRVREHGAEIVRLAAEPAAHRHYTDLLGTPQVIKPDLEVELAAVAGDEDVAAFFVEVDLGHESIPTLVGKCLAYESYRQSGEEQRRYGGFPVIVWAMTATRQAVVQRRQRDLARALERNPRIDSRAYRIFALSAAADGLLREAHHG, encoded by the coding sequence GTGAGTGAGCTGCATGCACTACCGCTCGGCTACCCGCCCGTGCTGGACTCCCCAACGGCATTGCCCCAGGTCAGCGGCAAATCTGCTGGAGTACGGGAGACGAAAAGTGGGAACCTGTCGCTTCCCGCAACTCACGTCGCATCGAGGGTGAGCAGGAAGAGGTTGCAGACTCTGGCGACGAATCTGAGCGAGCGGGACCTGGCCATCCTAAGCAGCGTGGACCAGTTTCGCTTCGTCACCGGATCCCAGCTGATGGCCTTCCATTTCGCCGCCCACGCCAGTCCCGTCTCAGCCGAACGTACCTGTCGAAGGGTATTGGCCCGACTACGCGAACTTCGGGTTCTCGGCGTGCTCGAGCAGCGCATCGGTGGTGTCCGAGCCGGATCTGACGGACTCGTCTACTACGTGAATACCGTAGGCGACCGCGTCCTCCGACAGGAAAACCCAGCCCGGACCCGCCGCCGAGTGGGAGACCCCTCAACGAGGTTCCTCGACCATACCCTGGCCACTACCGGCCTGGCGGCCCAGCTGCAGGACCGAGTCCGGGAACACGGCGCGGAGATCGTGCGCCTCGCCGCTGAACCGGCCGCCCACCGCCACTACACCGACCTCCTTGGCACACCACAGGTCATCAAGCCTGATCTTGAGGTCGAGCTGGCGGCAGTGGCCGGCGATGAGGATGTCGCTGCCTTTTTCGTTGAAGTCGACTTGGGGCACGAAAGCATTCCCACGCTGGTGGGCAAGTGCCTGGCCTATGAGAGTTACCGGCAGAGCGGAGAAGAGCAGCGCCGGTACGGCGGTTTTCCGGTGATTGTGTGGGCCATGACCGCGACGAGACAGGCCGTTGTTCAGCGACGCCAACGGGACCTCGCCCGGGCGCTGGAACGGAACCCGAGAATCGATTCCCGCGCTTATCGGATCTTTGCACTGTCGGCTGCCGCGGACGGACTCCTGAGGGAGGCTCACCATGGCTGA
- a CDS encoding site-specific DNA-methyltransferase — protein sequence MESESIDMCLTSPPYFRLRNYEADGQIGMELTAEQWAKSLHAIAQEIRRVLTPTGTLWLNLGDSYAAHPAQGASKKSLMLAPERVARLLIADGWILRNKIVWGKPNPMPSRSQDRLTAAHEVIYVFAKQPRYFFDLDAIRLPHLTKPGKPPLARTRRPNRPSWRGPNSSTVGGLATLSAQGRVGHPLGKNPTDLWIIPTVRGYGGHHAAFPKVLAERAILAGCPERRCTHCHAAWRRPIRKLGSTAVRLALQPTCAHSDAYEPGIVLDPFMGSGTTAVVAEKHQRDWLGIELNHKFALIADRRIKESRGSP from the coding sequence TTGGAATCGGAATCGATCGACATGTGCCTGACCAGCCCACCGTACTTCCGGCTACGAAACTACGAGGCAGACGGGCAGATTGGGATGGAACTTACGGCAGAACAGTGGGCCAAAAGCCTTCATGCCATAGCTCAGGAAATCCGCCGTGTCCTCACACCCACTGGGACACTTTGGCTCAACCTCGGCGACAGCTATGCCGCCCATCCAGCCCAAGGAGCGTCCAAGAAGAGCCTCATGCTCGCCCCGGAACGCGTCGCCCGGCTCCTCATCGCAGACGGCTGGATTCTCAGAAACAAGATCGTCTGGGGCAAACCCAACCCAATGCCGTCGCGTTCCCAGGACCGCCTTACCGCTGCCCACGAAGTCATCTACGTCTTCGCCAAGCAACCCCGCTACTTCTTCGACCTGGATGCCATCCGCCTTCCGCACCTGACGAAACCAGGGAAACCACCCTTGGCTCGCACACGAAGGCCGAACCGCCCAAGCTGGCGCGGCCCGAACAGCTCAACCGTCGGAGGACTGGCTACGCTCTCGGCTCAAGGGCGGGTTGGCCACCCGCTCGGGAAGAACCCCACCGATCTCTGGATCATCCCGACCGTCCGCGGCTACGGCGGCCACCACGCAGCTTTTCCGAAGGTGCTCGCCGAGCGGGCAATCTTGGCCGGCTGTCCTGAGCGCCGCTGCACGCACTGTCATGCCGCCTGGCGCCGACCCATCCGGAAGCTGGGTTCGACCGCCGTCCGGCTCGCCCTCCAACCAACGTGTGCCCATAGTGACGCTTACGAGCCGGGCATTGTCCTCGACCCGTTCATGGGCAGCGGCACCACCGCAGTCGTCGCCGAGAAGCACCAGCGCGACTGGCTTGGCATCGAACTCAACCACAAATTTGCCCTGATCGCCGACCGGAGGATCAAGGAATCGCGCGGCAGCCCGTAG
- a CDS encoding antirestriction protein ArdA, protein MNHEPAPTTPEAAASPEREATEAKSPAIYVASLADYVNGKLHGTWIDATIGAGAIHQKIQAMLAASKEPAPEEWAIHDYKDFDPLRLSEFSDIDRVAAIAEHIKKYGPAFASWLDFTDFGPADWHYFTEAYLGEYEDIEAYVEHVIDDLDYETVLDERLPESLRGYVRISKAAMARDLQANGSIFTVRAGNSIHVFNARI, encoded by the coding sequence ATGAACCACGAACCCGCCCCAACGACCCCTGAGGCAGCCGCCAGCCCGGAACGCGAAGCCACCGAAGCGAAATCACCAGCAATCTACGTCGCGTCCCTCGCCGACTATGTCAACGGAAAGCTCCATGGCACCTGGATCGACGCCACTATCGGTGCCGGAGCCATCCACCAGAAAATCCAGGCCATGCTCGCAGCCTCCAAAGAACCCGCACCAGAGGAATGGGCGATCCACGACTACAAAGACTTCGACCCCCTCAGACTGTCTGAGTTCTCCGACATCGATCGGGTGGCCGCCATCGCCGAGCACATCAAGAAGTACGGGCCAGCGTTTGCATCTTGGCTCGATTTCACGGACTTCGGCCCCGCAGATTGGCACTACTTCACCGAGGCCTACCTCGGCGAGTACGAAGACATCGAGGCCTATGTCGAACACGTCATTGATGACCTCGACTACGAGACCGTCCTCGACGAACGGCTACCCGAGTCGCTACGAGGCTACGTGAGGATCAGCAAAGCCGCCATGGCCCGAGACCTTCAAGCCAACGGAAGTATCTTCACCGTCCGCGCCGGAAATTCCATTCATGTTTTCAACGCCAGAATATAG
- a CDS encoding helix-turn-helix domain-containing protein gives MKHQEYSGIGNAIRARRDELGISAAELARRVGVYPSSITRLEAGEVGGRLNNIRDIAAALKMPLTELLAESHVIDEHDLPQLTPYLRTKYKNMPEAAVKEIERHFQEVAKRHGISPNSGPSLGQDE, from the coding sequence ATGAAACATCAAGAATATTCCGGAATCGGAAATGCCATACGAGCCAGGCGTGACGAGCTTGGCATATCGGCGGCTGAACTCGCGCGACGGGTCGGCGTGTACCCATCGTCCATCACCCGACTCGAGGCTGGAGAGGTCGGCGGCCGGCTCAACAACATCCGCGACATCGCAGCAGCGCTCAAGATGCCCTTGACGGAGCTCCTAGCCGAGTCCCACGTCATTGACGAACACGACCTTCCTCAACTCACCCCGTACCTAAGGACCAAATACAAGAACATGCCCGAAGCGGCCGTGAAAGAGATCGAGCGCCACTTCCAGGAAGTCGCCAAACGCCACGGCATCTCCCCGAACAGCGGCCCATCACTTGGCCAAGACGAATAG
- a CDS encoding ImmA/IrrE family metallo-endopeptidase, which translates to MTLLPSTTITERSVLSSLRSLIPNRTVTEPEEALRVAEWQAMRLLQLHDITDGPIPVELIGELPKVRIEYVELPVSGAAFWDENSWVIQLNRHESWTRQRFTLAHEYKHIIDHNHADRLYTGTTWTTPQEQAERAADHFAGCLLIPKPLLKRVFFGGMQSTRELAEYFNVSEASIRFRLIATGLIDRPQRCAGASMPLNRDWQHQTNQSRLLGA; encoded by the coding sequence ATGACACTACTACCTTCTACCACCATCACCGAGCGGAGCGTCCTGTCGAGCCTCCGCTCACTCATCCCGAACCGCACTGTCACCGAACCGGAAGAAGCACTGCGAGTTGCCGAGTGGCAAGCCATGAGACTGCTCCAGCTCCACGACATTACCGACGGGCCAATCCCCGTCGAACTGATCGGGGAACTCCCAAAAGTTCGCATCGAATACGTCGAACTACCCGTATCTGGAGCGGCCTTCTGGGACGAAAACTCCTGGGTCATCCAACTCAACAGGCACGAAAGCTGGACCCGTCAGCGCTTCACCCTGGCTCACGAATACAAACACATCATCGACCACAACCATGCTGACCGGCTCTACACCGGAACAACCTGGACTACGCCGCAGGAACAAGCCGAACGCGCAGCAGACCACTTCGCTGGATGCCTGCTCATACCCAAGCCGCTGCTCAAGAGAGTGTTTTTCGGCGGCATGCAATCCACCCGCGAACTGGCTGAGTACTTCAACGTCTCCGAAGCTTCCATCCGGTTCCGCCTCATCGCCACCGGCCTGATCGACCGCCCCCAACGCTGCGCCGGTGCAAGCATGCCACTCAACCGGGACTGGCAGCACCAAACGAATCAATCCCGACTATTAGGAGCCTGA
- a CDS encoding recombinase family protein, which translates to MEQALGLGKYAQSRASTRSSKGAAVSYLRVSTQRQTETATDIDKDGNSIATQRDLTRNLAKELGVPILKEFVDPGKSAKSIENRPEFKELLEFVRENREIKYVLVYMRHRAFRNSLEATLTKHMLKGMGVKIRSVKDDFGEGPDAEAMEGMTDIFNELQVKKGGHDIRDKLLHKVQRGGTVGRARIGYLNTRKEIDGHLVNTIDVDPIRGPLVRWGFQAYATGEFSIMQLVEELELQGLTTRPTKRWAEKAVSDSQLGEILRDPYYAGFIRYKGELYKGRHESLVSPDLFLTVQSVLEIRARRTQRDRIFSHYLRGMLACQKCHDRGYSRRLVYAEAKGNGGTYEYFLCTGRMDIGCTLGSLPVQDVEAAIAEHMASYSLSTEISTELRAAFKVILEESEDARKAQSASYRKQLKSLAVREENLLNLAADGAFDSTRLRAKLKDLALEQAAIQDRLSTTDESIERGVATGLLYTALLESPGEFYCNAPDTERRRILDAFFSDIRIGREDVSGDALAEGVPHPSASLIAQFGTVAPEPKSHPRQKAGDDSQGDDTATSTLYSITTGCLGLHKTILVGPTGIEPMTSTV; encoded by the coding sequence ATGGAACAGGCTCTTGGACTCGGGAAGTACGCCCAGAGCCGCGCATCCACCCGATCATCCAAGGGGGCTGCAGTATCCTACCTTCGTGTTTCCACCCAGCGGCAGACCGAGACAGCCACTGACATCGACAAAGATGGAAACAGCATTGCAACTCAACGTGACCTGACCAGGAACTTGGCCAAGGAACTTGGTGTCCCAATTCTCAAGGAATTTGTTGATCCAGGAAAATCCGCAAAGTCGATTGAAAACCGACCAGAATTCAAAGAGCTCCTTGAATTCGTGCGCGAAAACCGCGAGATAAAATATGTGCTGGTCTACATGCGGCACCGAGCCTTCCGCAACAGCCTTGAGGCAACTCTAACTAAGCACATGCTCAAAGGGATGGGCGTCAAAATTCGAAGCGTCAAAGATGACTTTGGAGAGGGTCCTGACGCCGAAGCCATGGAGGGGATGACCGACATCTTCAACGAGCTCCAAGTGAAGAAGGGCGGCCACGACATCCGCGATAAGCTCCTTCACAAAGTACAGCGAGGTGGAACCGTTGGCCGAGCGCGCATTGGCTACCTCAATACTCGCAAGGAAATAGACGGCCACCTCGTCAATACCATTGATGTGGATCCAATCCGTGGTCCGCTGGTGCGGTGGGGATTCCAGGCCTACGCCACGGGGGAATTCTCGATCATGCAACTCGTCGAGGAACTGGAACTTCAAGGTCTGACAACCCGGCCAACGAAGCGATGGGCCGAAAAGGCCGTATCGGATAGCCAGCTCGGCGAGATCCTGCGAGACCCGTACTACGCCGGCTTCATTCGCTACAAAGGCGAGCTCTACAAGGGGCGGCACGAATCCCTCGTCTCGCCAGATCTCTTCCTCACCGTTCAGTCGGTCCTTGAGATACGGGCTCGACGAACTCAACGGGACCGCATATTCAGCCACTACCTTCGAGGGATGCTCGCCTGTCAAAAGTGTCACGACCGTGGATATTCTCGGCGCCTAGTGTATGCCGAGGCAAAAGGCAACGGCGGTACCTACGAATACTTCCTTTGCACCGGGCGTATGGATATCGGATGCACGCTCGGATCGCTGCCCGTTCAAGACGTTGAGGCCGCTATCGCTGAACACATGGCTAGCTACTCCCTCTCGACAGAGATAAGCACCGAACTCCGGGCTGCCTTCAAAGTCATTCTTGAAGAATCAGAAGATGCTAGAAAGGCTCAATCAGCAAGTTACCGCAAGCAGCTCAAGTCCCTTGCTGTACGAGAGGAAAACCTTCTGAATCTTGCCGCTGATGGAGCCTTCGACAGCACTAGGCTCCGAGCCAAACTCAAAGACCTCGCGTTGGAGCAGGCGGCCATCCAAGACCGGCTGAGTACCACCGACGAGTCTATTGAGCGAGGAGTTGCCACGGGCCTTCTCTACACAGCCCTACTTGAAAGCCCAGGAGAGTTCTATTGCAATGCACCCGATACCGAGCGCCGACGAATTCTGGACGCCTTCTTTTCCGATATTCGTATCGGTCGAGAGGACGTATCTGGCGATGCACTGGCAGAAGGCGTTCCACACCCGTCTGCGTCCCTCATTGCTCAGTTCGGAACAGTAGCCCCAGAACCAAAAAGTCACCCCCGACAAAAGGCCGGGGATGACTCTCAAGGAGACGATACTGCCACGTCAACTTTGTATTCTATTACCACTGGGTGTCTTGGTTTGCACAAGACTATCTTGGTGGGTCCTACCGGGATCGAACCGATGACATCCACGGTGTAA
- a CDS encoding NAD-dependent protein deacetylase — translation MMPQRPGVGLTGFASRPPAAAEPLGLEELDAVREAGAILGGLPLALLTGAGLSTDSGIPDYRGPGSAPRNPMTYQEFIGSPANRRRYWARNHIGWAHLRHADPNAGHIAVAQLERRGLLSGLITQNVDRLHEDAGSVNVVDLHGRFDHVVCMDNGHVFTRKLIASILEEINPGYLEAALAGGIIEMAPDADATVEDPGLISSFVMAVCPVCGGVLKPDFVYFGENVPKDRVERAYSMVDAAGALLVAGSSLTVMSGLRFVRHASKVGKPVVIINRGTTRGDEFATLKLEAGVSGALTWLARELPDLEPPAPPIGVSGA, via the coding sequence ATGATGCCGCAGCGGCCGGGGGTCGGCCTGACTGGATTTGCCAGCAGGCCGCCGGCCGCCGCGGAACCACTCGGACTCGAAGAACTCGACGCTGTCCGGGAGGCGGGCGCCATCCTGGGCGGGCTGCCCCTCGCGCTGCTCACCGGCGCCGGCCTGAGCACGGACTCGGGGATCCCCGACTACCGCGGCCCCGGTTCGGCTCCCCGGAACCCCATGACCTACCAGGAGTTCATCGGGAGTCCCGCCAACCGCCGCCGCTACTGGGCCCGGAACCACATCGGCTGGGCCCACCTCCGGCACGCCGATCCCAACGCCGGGCACATTGCCGTCGCGCAGCTGGAACGCCGCGGCCTCCTGAGCGGCCTCATCACGCAAAATGTGGACCGGCTCCACGAGGACGCCGGAAGCGTCAACGTGGTGGACCTGCACGGCAGGTTCGACCACGTGGTTTGCATGGACAACGGGCACGTCTTCACTCGCAAGCTCATCGCCTCCATCCTTGAGGAGATCAACCCCGGCTACCTCGAGGCGGCCCTGGCGGGCGGAATTATCGAGATGGCGCCGGACGCCGATGCCACCGTGGAGGACCCCGGGCTCATCAGCTCATTCGTCATGGCCGTCTGCCCCGTCTGCGGCGGAGTGCTGAAGCCCGATTTCGTGTACTTCGGCGAAAACGTGCCCAAGGATCGTGTTGAGCGCGCCTACTCCATGGTGGACGCGGCCGGGGCCCTGCTGGTGGCGGGCTCGTCACTGACCGTCATGAGCGGCCTGAGGTTCGTGCGCCACGCCTCCAAGGTCGGCAAGCCGGTGGTCATCATCAACAGGGGAACCACCCGCGGCGATGAATTCGCCACCCTCAAACTTGAGGCCGGCGTCAGCGGTGCCCTGACCTGGCTGGCACGCGAATTGCCCGATCTGGAGCCGCCCGCGCCGCCGATTGGTGTTTCCGGCGCTTGA
- a CDS encoding peroxiredoxin → MTAVRQAAAATAAVPQPGQEAPDFELVNQFGEPVRLSSLRGRNVVVVFYPFAFSGICTGELCEIRDNLAVFQDANATVLAVSVDSKFTVRAYADKEGYEFDLLADFWPHGAVAEKYGVFDAGSGMALRGTFIIDAAGIIRYVVVNPRGQARDLAEYRQVLAGLGEN, encoded by the coding sequence GTGACTGCAGTCCGGCAGGCGGCTGCCGCGACGGCGGCCGTCCCGCAGCCGGGGCAGGAGGCCCCCGACTTTGAGCTGGTCAACCAGTTCGGTGAACCGGTCCGCCTGTCCTCCCTGCGGGGACGCAACGTCGTCGTGGTCTTCTACCCGTTCGCGTTTTCCGGTATCTGCACGGGGGAGCTGTGCGAGATCCGGGACAACCTGGCCGTCTTCCAGGACGCCAACGCGACGGTTCTGGCCGTCTCCGTGGACAGCAAGTTCACGGTCCGCGCCTACGCGGACAAGGAAGGCTATGAGTTCGACCTCCTGGCGGATTTCTGGCCGCATGGGGCCGTGGCCGAAAAATACGGGGTGTTCGACGCCGGCAGCGGCATGGCCCTGCGCGGCACCTTCATCATCGATGCCGCCGGGATCATCCGGTACGTCGTGGTGAACCCCCGCGGGCAGGCCCGCGATCTGGCCGAGTACCGCCAGGTGTTGGCCGGGCTCGGGGAGAACTAG